GGGATGATTACCGATCTGTGGGGTGATGCTCCCTACACTAATGCGCTGAACGCCTCCAAAGGCGGAAACGAAAACCTGCTTCCGGCCTTTGATACGCAAGATGTGATCTACGAAGGTATTTTGGCGGACTTAGAAATGGCTAATACCGTACTAGCTATTGATGCGGGTAGTGCTCAGGACGAAAATATCTACGGTACAGATGTAATCTACGGAGGCGATCCGCTGCAATGGCGCATGTTCGCTAACTCACTACAGTTACGGTACTACATGAGAATTTCGGGGAAAGAACCCGCTATGGCTCAAGCGGGGATAGAGAAAATAGTTGGTAACCCTGAGCAATACCCGATCATCAGCAGTATTGAGAATGATGCTACCATGAGTTACGTAGGTAATAGCTCGGACGATGCCTGGCCTTCTAACAGTGTGTTTGATCTGGGAGGTAGCCAATACACTCGTATCCAGATGTGTGAGACATTGGTCGATGCACTACAGACGCGTAACGATCCTCGCATTGCCGTATGGGCTGAAAAAGTTGATGTTCCGTTGGTCGTATCTGATACTTTGCCCGCCGAAACTAATACTATTATTGATGGAATACGCTACATCAGCCCCGATCAAATCCCCCCCGGCATTCCTTACAATACCGACCCGGAATACGTGGGTCTACCCCCCGCAGTTGGCAATATCCCGGCGGGGTACAATCTAAACGCTGGTGCCGGACAAGGCTCAGCCAATCCGCATGTCTCGGCCATATCCGCCATGTACCGCGATGCTACCGGACCAATGCTACTAGCCCGTTTAGCATCCGCCGCTGAAGTCCACTTTGTTCTAGCCGAAGCCGCGCTGAACGGCTGGGCCGTAGGCGACGCCCAAACCCACTATAATGCTGGCGTACAAGCGTCCTTAGAAACCTGGGGTGTCGGTGATCAGTACGAAGCCTACCTAGCTGGCTCCGCCTCGTTTGACGGTACCCTGGAGCAGCTAATTACCCAGAAGTGGATTGCCAGTTGGACCGCCGCTACCGAAGCTTGGTTTGACTACCGCCGAACTGGGTTCCCGGCACTAGAAGCGGGCGAAGCTGCTCGTCGTTCAGCCCTACCGCTACGGTTCTACTACATGCAGGACGAGTTGACCGTGAACGAAAG
This region of Tunicatimonas pelagia genomic DNA includes:
- a CDS encoding SusD/RagB family nutrient-binding outer membrane lipoprotein; translation: MSTAFLSGCQDDLIDKNENPNGVSPDNVHPNLMLATVLTQSSKNVVSLGFGNIAGVMQHTQKNGWAGGHNNYDWSNQSWTGYYNILRDNNVMYERAVAMELPFHQGVALVMRAYNFGMITDLWGDAPYTNALNASKGGNENLLPAFDTQDVIYEGILADLEMANTVLAIDAGSAQDENIYGTDVIYGGDPLQWRMFANSLQLRYYMRISGKEPAMAQAGIEKIVGNPEQYPIISSIENDATMSYVGNSSDDAWPSNSVFDLGGSQYTRIQMCETLVDALQTRNDPRIAVWAEKVDVPLVVSDTLPAETNTIIDGIRYISPDQIPPGIPYNTDPEYVGLPPAVGNIPAGYNLNAGAGQGSANPHVSAISAMYRDATGPMLLARLASAAEVHFVLAEAALNGWAVGDAQTHYNAGVQASLETWGVGDQYEAYLAGSASFDGTLEQLITQKWIASWTAATEAWFDYRRTGFPALEAGEAARRSALPLRFYYMQDELTVNESNAMEAVNRLEETAFTSPDGKNSAWSKPWVLQGTGEPY